A DNA window from Streptomyces sp. B21-083 contains the following coding sequences:
- a CDS encoding TatD family hydrolase, with the protein MRIFDPHIHMSSRTTDDYEAMYAAGVRAVVEPAFWLGQPRTSPDTFYDYFDSLLGWEPYRAAQFGIQHFCTIALNPKEANDPRCLPVLDELPRYLAKDQVVAVGEIGYDSMTKEEDEALARQLQLAVEHGLPALVHTPHRDKAAGTRRTLDVVRESGIAPELVVLDHLNELTVGMVLDSGCWAGFSVYPRTKMSEDRMVRILQEHGLDRVMINSAADWGSSDPLKTRKTGDAMLADGFTDDDVDRVLWRNPVAFYGQSGHLDLDDRDGAPKPDETSSFEGNSIRRGGE; encoded by the coding sequence ATGCGCATCTTCGACCCCCACATCCACATGTCCTCGCGCACCACCGACGACTACGAGGCGATGTACGCGGCCGGGGTCCGGGCCGTCGTCGAGCCCGCCTTCTGGCTCGGCCAGCCCCGCACCTCACCCGACACCTTCTACGACTACTTCGACTCGCTGCTCGGCTGGGAGCCGTACCGGGCGGCCCAGTTCGGCATCCAGCACTTCTGCACGATCGCCCTCAACCCGAAGGAGGCGAACGACCCGCGTTGCCTTCCCGTCCTGGACGAACTGCCCCGCTACCTCGCCAAGGACCAGGTCGTCGCCGTCGGCGAGATCGGCTACGACTCGATGACCAAGGAGGAGGACGAGGCCCTCGCCCGTCAGCTCCAACTCGCCGTCGAGCACGGCCTGCCGGCCCTCGTCCACACTCCGCACCGCGACAAGGCGGCCGGGACCAGACGGACCCTGGACGTCGTACGGGAGTCGGGCATCGCCCCCGAACTCGTCGTCCTGGACCATCTGAACGAGCTGACGGTGGGCATGGTCCTCGACAGCGGCTGCTGGGCGGGCTTCTCCGTGTACCCGAGGACGAAGATGAGCGAGGACCGCATGGTCCGCATCCTCCAGGAGCACGGGCTCGACCGCGTCATGATCAACTCTGCTGCGGACTGGGGGAGTTCGGACCCCCTGAAGACCCGCAAGACGGGTGACGCCATGCTCGCCGACGGTTTCACGGACGACGACGTCGACCGCGTCCTGTGGCGCAATCCCGTCGCCTTCTACGGCCAGAGCGGACACCTGGACCTGGACGACAGGGACGGTGCGCCGAAGCCCGACGAGACGTCGTCGTTCGAGGGCAATTCCATCCGGCGCGGGGGAGAGTGA
- a CDS encoding EboA domain-containing protein → MPLSDSDPVALTPEARAWLDTALAEVAAAPTTIRALFPAVRRNCGRAPLPDGRTVDEAARALLLAALPLHGQALVDEVAALHRYGDPAEQRAVLRALPQLDRDGTGRFLDLVRQTLRGNDTTLIEAALGPYAAAHLPADEYRQAVLKCVFCEIPLTRVAGLDDRSDAELARMLTDFARERTAAGRPVPEDIASLVRPFTTTGLTAADVTTTDFTAFDVNTTGVTTIDETV, encoded by the coding sequence ATGCCTCTTTCCGACTCAGACCCCGTTGCCCTCACCCCCGAAGCCCGCGCCTGGCTCGATACGGCCCTGGCCGAAGTCGCCGCCGCCCCCACCACCATCCGAGCCCTCTTCCCCGCCGTCCGCCGCAACTGCGGACGTGCCCCGCTGCCCGACGGCCGGACCGTCGACGAGGCCGCCCGTGCCCTGCTGCTGGCCGCCCTGCCTCTTCACGGCCAGGCACTCGTCGACGAGGTGGCAGCGCTGCACCGCTACGGCGACCCCGCCGAACAACGCGCCGTCCTCAGGGCGTTGCCCCAGCTCGACCGGGACGGGACCGGCCGGTTCCTGGACCTCGTACGACAGACCCTGCGCGGCAACGACACCACGCTGATCGAGGCCGCCCTCGGCCCCTACGCGGCGGCTCACCTCCCTGCGGACGAGTACCGCCAGGCCGTCCTGAAGTGCGTGTTCTGCGAGATCCCGCTCACCCGCGTCGCCGGACTCGACGACCGGTCCGACGCCGAACTCGCCCGCATGCTCACCGACTTCGCCCGCGAGCGGACGGCGGCCGGGCGCCCCGTACCCGAGGACATCGCCTCTCTCGTACGCCCCTTCACCACCACTGGCCTGACCGCGGCTGACGTCACCACCACCGACTTCACCGCCTTCGACGTCAACACCACCGGCGTCACCACCATCGACGAAACGGTGTGA
- a CDS encoding sugar phosphate isomerase/epimerase family protein: MGLRFGYGTNGFTHHRLSDVLGILADLGYDGVALTLDHNHLDPYADDLGRQVAGVRARLARLGLTVTVETGAPYFLDPWAKHQPTLMSGQPDRRVDLLRRAVRISAELGSPTVQLCSGPAPDGIPETEAWRRLAAGVGAALETAEAYGVALAFEPEPHMFVDTVAKCLRLRELLGGHELLGVTLDLGHAHCVEEPTLLDCVDLAAPHLLNVQIEDMVRGVHRHLEFGAGEIDFPPVLAALTDLGHRGLVSVEIQGGALDAPDIARSSLEFLRRAEARSLLPS, translated from the coding sequence ATGGGCCTGAGATTCGGCTACGGCACCAACGGGTTCACCCACCACCGCCTCTCCGACGTCCTCGGGATCCTCGCCGACCTGGGCTACGACGGTGTCGCCCTCACCCTCGACCACAACCACCTCGACCCGTACGCCGACGACCTCGGCCGCCAAGTCGCCGGTGTACGTGCGCGGTTGGCGCGTCTCGGGCTGACCGTCACCGTCGAGACCGGGGCGCCCTACTTCCTCGACCCCTGGGCCAAGCACCAGCCGACGCTGATGTCCGGCCAACCGGACCGCCGTGTCGACCTGCTGCGGCGCGCCGTCCGCATCTCCGCCGAACTCGGCTCGCCCACCGTCCAGTTGTGCAGCGGGCCTGCCCCGGACGGCATACCGGAGACGGAGGCCTGGCGGCGGCTGGCCGCCGGCGTCGGGGCGGCGCTGGAGACAGCGGAGGCATACGGGGTCGCCCTGGCCTTCGAGCCCGAGCCGCACATGTTCGTCGACACGGTCGCCAAGTGTCTGAGACTGCGCGAACTCCTCGGCGGACATGAGCTGTTGGGTGTCACCCTCGACCTCGGACACGCCCACTGCGTGGAGGAGCCGACGCTGCTCGACTGCGTCGACCTGGCCGCACCGCACCTGCTGAACGTCCAGATCGAGGACATGGTCCGCGGGGTCCACCGGCATCTGGAGTTCGGCGCGGGCGAGATCGACTTCCCGCCGGTCCTGGCGGCGCTGACCGACCTAGGCCACCGCGGTCTGGTGTCCGTCGAGATCCAGGGCGGCGCCCTGGACGCCCCCGACATCGCCCGCAGCTCCCTGGAGTTCCTGCGCCGAGCCGAGGCCCGGAGCCTGCTCCCTTCCTGA
- a CDS encoding SCO3242 family prenyltransferase: protein MSLVRAPAALSVPGDILAGATAAGRPLGPRTVGAMASSVCLYWAGMALNDYADAAVDSVERPARPVPSGRVPRRTALTVATGLTGAGLGLAAVSGGRRGLAVALPLTALIWAYDLKLKSTPAGPAAMAGARALDVLAGAVAGGGSPPAHGARGGGTAVALARGAVPALLTGVHTYTLTALSRHEISGAPARLPATTLAVSSATALSTVLPSVLPALLPPRRAVPREEIARTAVASAGVLAYLGTYGWAQARAVRDPRGSSVRRAVGAGILAMVPLQAALTARAGAPVAAALLGAVHPVAQRLARRVSPT, encoded by the coding sequence TTGAGCCTGGTCCGAGCCCCGGCCGCCCTCAGTGTCCCCGGTGACATCCTGGCGGGCGCGACAGCGGCGGGCCGCCCTCTCGGTCCTCGGACGGTCGGCGCGATGGCCTCCTCCGTCTGTCTCTACTGGGCCGGAATGGCCCTCAACGACTACGCCGACGCCGCCGTCGACTCGGTCGAGCGGCCCGCCCGTCCGGTGCCCTCCGGCCGTGTGCCGCGCCGGACCGCACTGACCGTCGCCACCGGCCTGACCGGCGCCGGCCTCGGCCTCGCCGCGGTGTCGGGCGGCCGACGCGGACTCGCCGTCGCTCTGCCGCTGACGGCGCTGATCTGGGCGTACGACCTGAAGTTGAAGTCCACTCCGGCCGGTCCGGCGGCGATGGCGGGTGCCCGTGCGCTCGACGTGCTGGCGGGTGCGGTCGCGGGTGGCGGCAGTCCGCCGGCACACGGGGCCCGGGGCGGCGGCACAGCCGTCGCGCTCGCTCGCGGCGCCGTCCCCGCCCTCCTCACCGGGGTGCACACCTACACGCTCACCGCCCTCAGCCGCCACGAGATCTCCGGCGCGCCCGCGCGGCTGCCCGCCACGACGCTCGCCGTGTCGTCGGCCACGGCACTGTCGACGGTGCTGCCTTCCGTACTCCCGGCGCTCCTGCCGCCCCGGCGAGCCGTGCCACGCGAGGAGATCGCCCGAACCGCCGTCGCCTCCGCCGGAGTTCTCGCCTACCTGGGGACGTACGGCTGGGCGCAGGCGCGTGCCGTACGCGATCCACGCGGGAGTTCCGTCCGGCGTGCGGTGGGGGCGGGCATTCTCGCCATGGTCCCGCTGCAGGCGGCGCTCACGGCGCGTGCGGGGGCGCCTGTCGCCGCCGCGCTCCTGGGTGCCGTACACCCGGTGGCACAGCGCCTGGCGAGACGGGTGTCCCCGACATGA
- a CDS encoding M4 family metallopeptidase, producing MSRTQRTPHVQRIRGSRLAAAGTTVGVAALLAAALSPTADAADRPTRDTAIKNAVTALADQATHLGLTSLQNTKVRDVIVDKDGSQHVRYDRTYRQLPVLGGDFVVHLTPGGAYRSASRATTRPISLATISPSVSAPKAADLAVSALRAANPGETLNKTTSKPQLVVDALHGTPKLAWQTNAVALDSAGNPVARTVLTNARTGAQIDAWDSIETATGDGKSLYGGTVPLETTLSGSTYQLKDPTRGNTYTGDAENGTDLCIFGICIRRAPATLFTDADNHWGTGATADRASAAVDAQYGTDETWDYYKNTFGRSGIKGNGVGSYNRVHYGSNYNNAFWDDSCFCMTYGDGDGTTFGPLVSLDVAGHEMTHGVTSSTAKLAYSGESGGLNEATSDIFGTLVEFNAANSTDPGDYLIGEKVVRSGFGKTALRYMDQPSKDTKSANCWSSAVGSLDVHYSSGVANHFAYLLAEGSGAKSLNGVDYNSPTCNGSTVAGIGRAKLGAIWYKALTTYMTSSTNYAGARTATLNAARDLYGASSTEYAAVGAAWSAVSVG from the coding sequence ATGAGTCGGACACAGCGCACCCCCCACGTTCAGCGCATCCGTGGTTCCCGTCTCGCCGCGGCGGGCACCACGGTCGGCGTCGCGGCCCTGTTGGCCGCCGCGCTCTCCCCCACCGCCGACGCGGCCGACAGACCGACCAGGGACACCGCGATCAAGAACGCGGTCACGGCACTCGCGGACCAGGCCACCCACCTGGGCCTGACCTCCCTGCAGAACACCAAGGTCCGGGACGTCATCGTCGACAAGGACGGCAGCCAGCACGTCCGTTACGACCGCACTTACCGTCAACTCCCCGTCCTAGGCGGCGACTTCGTGGTCCACCTGACTCCAGGAGGCGCCTACCGCAGCGCGAGCCGCGCCACGACCCGCCCGATATCCCTGGCCACGATCAGCCCCTCGGTGTCGGCTCCGAAGGCCGCCGACCTCGCGGTGTCGGCGCTGCGTGCGGCGAACCCGGGCGAGACTCTGAACAAGACAACTTCCAAGCCACAGCTGGTGGTTGACGCCCTGCACGGCACCCCGAAGCTCGCCTGGCAGACGAACGCGGTCGCGCTGGACTCGGCCGGCAACCCGGTCGCCCGGACCGTCCTGACCAACGCAAGGACCGGTGCCCAGATCGACGCCTGGGACAGCATCGAGACGGCGACGGGCGACGGCAAGTCCCTGTACGGCGGCACGGTCCCGCTGGAGACGACGCTCTCCGGATCGACGTACCAGCTGAAGGACCCGACGCGCGGCAACACGTACACGGGCGACGCCGAGAACGGCACCGACCTGTGCATCTTCGGCATCTGCATCCGCCGCGCCCCCGCCACGCTCTTCACGGACGCGGACAACCACTGGGGCACAGGCGCGACGGCCGACCGGGCCTCGGCGGCGGTGGACGCGCAGTACGGCACCGACGAGACCTGGGACTACTACAAGAACACGTTCGGCCGAAGCGGGATCAAGGGCAACGGGGTCGGCTCGTACAACCGCGTGCACTACGGCAGCAACTACAACAATGCGTTCTGGGACGACAGTTGCTTCTGCATGACGTACGGCGACGGCGACGGCACGACGTTCGGCCCACTGGTCTCGCTGGACGTGGCCGGGCACGAGATGACACACGGTGTGACGTCGTCGACGGCCAAACTGGCGTACTCGGGCGAGTCGGGCGGCCTCAACGAGGCGACGTCGGACATCTTCGGGACGCTGGTGGAGTTCAACGCGGCCAACTCCACTGATCCCGGGGACTACTTGATCGGTGAGAAGGTCGTCAGGTCGGGCTTCGGCAAGACGGCGCTGCGCTACATGGACCAGCCGTCGAAGGACACCAAGTCGGCCAACTGCTGGAGTTCGGCCGTCGGAAGCCTGGACGTCCACTACTCCTCGGGCGTGGCGAACCACTTCGCGTACCTCCTCGCGGAGGGCAGCGGCGCCAAGTCACTGAACGGCGTCGACTACAACTCCCCGACGTGCAACGGCTCCACGGTCGCGGGCATCGGCCGGGCCAAGCTGGGCGCGATCTGGTACAAGGCGCTGACCACGTACATGACGTCCTCCACGAACTACGCGGGCGCGCGCACGGCCACGCTGAACGCGGCGCGGGACCTGTACGGGGCGAGCAGCACGGAGTACGCCGCGGTGGGCGCGGCATGGAGTGCGGTGTCGGTGGGCTGA
- a CDS encoding SAM-dependent methyltransferase — translation MSESEQRIDTSVPHSARIWNYWLGGKDNYPVDEAAGNAYTAVFPGIVTIARSSRAFLGRTIRHLAEEAGIRQFLDVGTGLPTVDNTHEVAQSVAPDARIVYVDHDPLVLTHARALLTSTPEGATDYVDADLYDTERILASAAKTLDLTRPTALILSGILGHVADYEAARGIVRALMAGLPPGSYLSLNEGSRGTDPTYEQAQDAYNETGAVPYFLRPVEQIEAYFEGLDLVEPGVVSVPLWRPEASASGVAALAIGQHGGLGRKP, via the coding sequence ATGTCCGAATCCGAACAGAGAATCGATACTTCGGTACCGCACTCCGCCCGTATCTGGAACTACTGGCTGGGCGGCAAGGACAACTACCCCGTCGACGAGGCGGCCGGCAACGCGTACACGGCCGTGTTCCCCGGCATCGTCACGATCGCGCGCAGCAGCCGAGCCTTCCTGGGCCGGACGATCCGCCACCTCGCCGAGGAGGCGGGCATCCGCCAGTTCCTGGACGTCGGCACCGGCCTGCCGACGGTGGACAACACGCACGAGGTGGCCCAGTCGGTCGCCCCCGACGCGCGCATCGTCTACGTGGACCACGACCCGCTGGTCCTGACCCACGCTCGAGCCCTCCTCACATCGACCCCCGAAGGCGCGACGGACTACGTGGACGCCGACCTGTACGACACGGAACGCATCCTGGCGTCGGCGGCGAAGACCCTCGACCTGACCCGGCCGACCGCCCTGATCCTGAGCGGCATCCTGGGCCACGTGGCGGACTACGAGGCGGCCCGCGGAATCGTCCGCGCCCTGATGGCGGGCCTCCCGCCGGGCAGCTACCTCTCCCTGAACGAGGGCTCGCGCGGCACCGACCCCACCTACGAACAGGCGCAGGACGCGTACAACGAGACGGGCGCGGTGCCGTATTTCCTACGGCCCGTGGAGCAGATCGAGGCGTACTTCGAGGGGCTCGATCTGGTGGAGCCTGGGGTGGTCTCGGTGCCGCTGTGGCGACCCGAGGCGAGCGCGTCCGGGGTGGCGGCGCTGGCCATCGGCCAGCACGGGGGGTTGGGGCGGAAGCCCTGA
- a CDS encoding antibiotic biosynthesis monooxygenase family protein, with product MSIVKINVLTVPEEQRETLEKRFASRAGAVEGSDGFEWFELLRPVEGTDSYLVYTRWRSEEDFRAWMAGPTQSAHRPASAGGEQPKPAASGSTLWSFEVVQQAAPKQD from the coding sequence ATGAGCATCGTAAAGATCAACGTACTCACGGTCCCCGAAGAGCAGCGCGAGACGCTGGAGAAGCGGTTCGCGTCGCGGGCCGGTGCTGTTGAGGGGTCGGACGGGTTCGAGTGGTTCGAGCTGCTTCGGCCGGTCGAGGGCACCGACAGCTACCTGGTGTACACGCGGTGGCGCAGTGAGGAGGACTTCCGGGCCTGGATGGCGGGCCCGACGCAGTCGGCGCACCGCCCCGCCTCCGCCGGCGGGGAGCAGCCCAAGCCCGCCGCGTCCGGGTCGACCCTCTGGTCGTTCGAAGTGGTCCAGCAGGCCGCCCCGAAGCAGGACTGA
- a CDS encoding ATP-binding protein, producing MVAPQEPDPLEYDRLDYTPFPRSVTLARRRAHRLLSDWGHPELAPDTALLVSELGGNAVLHGCLRDRLFRVELALTERAVRVGVSDPRGELLPLPRQAASDEMFGRGLLIVGAVSDRWGVTELTVGKLVWCELDVVREVGRAANQAASPQEPHPAPVLAPSPVAAPVPVPAPAPKRTAEPPAARWSA from the coding sequence ATGGTCGCTCCCCAAGAGCCTGACCCGCTCGAATACGACCGCCTCGACTACACCCCCTTCCCCAGAAGCGTCACCCTCGCCCGTCGCCGAGCCCACCGCCTCCTCTCCGACTGGGGACATCCCGAACTCGCCCCCGACACCGCCCTGTTGGTCTCCGAGCTCGGCGGCAACGCCGTACTGCACGGGTGTCTTCGTGACCGTCTCTTCCGAGTCGAACTCGCCCTCACGGAACGTGCCGTGCGCGTCGGCGTCTCCGACCCTCGGGGCGAGTTACTGCCGCTCCCGCGCCAAGCCGCGTCCGACGAGATGTTCGGCCGGGGACTGCTGATCGTCGGTGCCGTCTCCGACCGCTGGGGCGTGACCGAACTGACCGTCGGCAAGCTGGTCTGGTGCGAGCTGGACGTCGTACGCGAGGTAGGTCGGGCGGCGAATCAGGCGGCGAGCCCGCAGGAGCCGCACCCCGCGCCTGTCCTCGCCCCCTCGCCTGTCGCCGCCCCCGTACCCGTCCCCGCCCCCGCCCCCAAGCGAACCGCAGAGCCCCCTGCGGCAAGATGGAGCGCATGA
- a CDS encoding helix-turn-helix domain-containing protein, with the protein MTANQQGYSTSTVLGRRLGGELVKLRTTAGLTQTHAAKALTASTTKVAKMEGGWVPIRDPDIRALCELYAVHDPGTVGRLLELARLDRERRKAKGWWDDYAMLGTMQEYVTLENAATSIKAWQPAFIPGLLQTPAYVRALRATPANAASVAHRNDPDEEFIASRLARQQRLIDDAPLALHAVLYEAVLRNFPGGAETARGQLDHLAQIADRQNITIQIFPFRNGTHQGLNGSFNIISFAEPGAMDVAYSEAAFRHTWVEGGEGAAGYDDLFELIAARALDARESLSFLRNLRKEL; encoded by the coding sequence GTGACCGCAAACCAACAGGGCTACAGCACGTCAACCGTCCTGGGCCGCCGACTCGGTGGCGAACTCGTCAAGTTGCGCACGACAGCCGGCCTGACCCAGACCCACGCCGCGAAGGCGCTCACCGCTTCCACGACGAAGGTCGCCAAGATGGAGGGTGGCTGGGTACCGATACGCGACCCCGACATCCGGGCACTGTGCGAGCTGTACGCGGTCCACGATCCCGGCACCGTCGGCAGGCTCCTGGAGTTGGCCAGGCTCGACCGTGAGCGCCGCAAGGCCAAGGGCTGGTGGGACGACTACGCGATGCTCGGCACCATGCAGGAGTACGTCACACTGGAAAACGCGGCCACGTCCATCAAGGCATGGCAGCCCGCGTTCATCCCGGGCCTGCTGCAAACTCCCGCCTACGTACGAGCCTTGAGGGCCACCCCCGCCAACGCTGCCTCAGTGGCCCATCGCAATGACCCTGACGAGGAGTTCATCGCCTCGCGACTCGCGCGACAGCAACGGCTCATCGACGACGCACCCCTGGCTCTGCACGCGGTGCTCTACGAGGCGGTGCTGCGGAACTTTCCCGGTGGAGCCGAGACGGCTCGCGGGCAACTCGACCACCTGGCGCAGATTGCCGACCGCCAGAACATCACCATCCAGATCTTCCCTTTCCGTAACGGCACACACCAGGGACTGAACGGCTCGTTCAACATCATCTCCTTCGCCGAGCCCGGGGCCATGGATGTGGCTTACTCCGAGGCCGCGTTCAGGCACACCTGGGTCGAAGGGGGAGAAGGGGCGGCAGGCTACGACGACCTGTTCGAACTGATCGCCGCCCGCGCGCTCGACGCGAGAGAATCCCTGTCATTCCTCCGCAATCTCCGTAAGGAACTCTGA
- a CDS encoding DUF397 domain-containing protein, which translates to MPDFQYHKSSYSDDKEECVEVATNIPGTIAIRDSKSPTSQPLRLHPTAWDTFRTAVTAARLR; encoded by the coding sequence GTGCCCGACTTCCAGTACCACAAGTCCAGTTACAGCGACGACAAGGAAGAGTGCGTCGAGGTAGCCACCAACATTCCCGGCACCATCGCGATACGTGACTCCAAGAGCCCGACGAGCCAGCCCCTCCGCCTCCACCCCACCGCCTGGGACACGTTCCGAACCGCCGTCACAGCCGCTCGCCTACGTTAA
- a CDS encoding DUF1877 family protein, which translates to MNISLVPISVTDAVGGFQQIVSRFRADSESSVDSCGLGEEGDVIQNLLSHVYSGEIAEAVVFGKTLLGDDGVGTVCALLSVGEVQEVAEALGSVSVQEVMSYAPRYLSGVIRGEIPNGYLEYLEQTVIEVCEIYRFASREGMCMAQIYEG; encoded by the coding sequence ATGAATATTTCCCTGGTTCCGATTTCCGTGACGGATGCAGTCGGCGGATTTCAACAAATAGTATCTCGATTCCGTGCTGATTCAGAATCTTCCGTCGACTCATGTGGCCTGGGAGAGGAAGGTGATGTCATCCAGAACCTGCTGAGCCATGTATATTCAGGAGAAATTGCGGAAGCAGTCGTCTTCGGCAAAACTCTTCTTGGTGACGACGGGGTTGGAACGGTATGTGCTCTCCTTTCGGTCGGAGAAGTGCAGGAGGTCGCTGAAGCCCTTGGCTCCGTAAGTGTGCAGGAAGTGATGAGTTACGCCCCGAGGTATCTCTCCGGAGTGATTCGTGGTGAAATCCCGAATGGCTATCTGGAGTATTTGGAGCAGACGGTGATTGAAGTGTGTGAAATATATCGATTCGCGTCACGTGAAGGAATGTGTATGGCGCAGATTTATGAGGGGTGA
- a CDS encoding NADPH-dependent FMN reductase encodes MQTLTESVEPVRVTVVVGSNREGRFGPVVAAWLLDRISERDDLTAEVVDVADTALPTTFATDADAKAQLAGITPKLATADAFVVLTPEYNHSYPAGLKNLIDWHYTEWQAKPVAFVSYGGVSGGLRAVEHLRQVFAELHATTVRDTVSFHNAGAAFDDEGHLKNAGGADAAAKVMLDQVVWWGRALREGREARPYGG; translated from the coding sequence ATGCAGACACTGACTGAATCTGTCGAGCCCGTACGTGTCACTGTCGTCGTCGGCAGCAACAGGGAGGGCCGCTTCGGCCCCGTCGTGGCCGCCTGGCTACTGGACCGGATCAGCGAACGCGACGACCTGACGGCGGAGGTCGTGGACGTCGCGGACACCGCCCTCCCGACGACATTCGCGACCGACGCCGACGCGAAGGCCCAGCTGGCCGGGATCACCCCGAAACTGGCGACGGCGGACGCGTTCGTCGTCCTGACCCCCGAGTACAACCACTCCTACCCGGCCGGCCTCAAGAACCTCATCGACTGGCACTACACGGAATGGCAGGCCAAGCCGGTCGCCTTCGTCTCCTACGGCGGAGTCTCCGGAGGCCTCCGCGCGGTTGAACACCTCCGCCAGGTCTTCGCGGAACTCCACGCGACGACAGTCCGGGACACGGTGTCCTTCCACAACGCTGGCGCGGCCTTCGACGACGAGGGCCACCTGAAGAACGCGGGAGGTGCGGACGCGGCGGCGAAGGTGATGCTGGACCAAGTGGTGTGGTGGGGGCGGGCGCTGAGGGAGGGTCGGGAGGCGCGGCCGTACGGGGGATAG
- a CDS encoding class F sortase, protein MRRLTNILIAALSVAALCSGAWLVRSGGATHAPPQPSAAQARTEQTGPGSTDPGSAVPGSAVPGSAVPKPATPALPPSPPLRIRIPAIGVNAPLMGLGLTATGSLDVPPAEREDLAGWYEDGTLPGETGTAIVAGHVDNADGPSVFYRLGALKKGNGVGVERSDGSTALFTVDAVEVYDKDHFPDQKVYGAAPRPELRVITCGGGYSPRTGYQGNVVVFAHLTGGKR, encoded by the coding sequence GTGCGCAGACTCACCAACATCCTCATAGCCGCCCTGAGCGTCGCCGCTCTCTGCTCCGGCGCCTGGCTGGTCCGCAGCGGCGGCGCGACGCACGCCCCGCCGCAGCCCTCCGCCGCCCAGGCCCGTACGGAGCAGACGGGGCCGGGGTCCACCGACCCGGGATCCGCCGTACCGGGGTCGGCGGTACCAGGGTCCGCCGTACCGAAGCCCGCCACCCCCGCGCTTCCGCCCTCCCCGCCCCTCCGTATCCGCATCCCCGCCATCGGCGTGAACGCCCCGCTGATGGGCCTCGGTCTCACCGCCACCGGCAGTCTGGACGTACCGCCCGCCGAGCGTGAGGACCTGGCCGGCTGGTACGAGGACGGCACCCTCCCCGGTGAGACGGGCACCGCGATCGTCGCCGGCCATGTCGACAACGCCGACGGGCCTTCCGTCTTCTACCGTCTCGGCGCCCTGAAGAAAGGGAACGGCGTCGGGGTCGAGCGGAGTGACGGGAGCACCGCCCTCTTCACCGTCGACGCCGTCGAGGTGTACGACAAGGACCACTTCCCGGACCAGAAGGTGTACGGCGCCGCGCCCCGGCCCGAGCTGCGCGTCATCACCTGCGGCGGCGGATACTCACCCCGGACGGGCTACCAGGGGAACGTCGTCGTCTTCGCCCACCTGACCGGCGGCAAACGCTGA
- a CDS encoding sulfite exporter TauE/SafE family protein, translating into MPDISLPMIAALCAAALAAGWIDAVVGGGGLLMMPVLLLGLPDTSSAAQYALGTNKAMAIVGTTGAAVTYTRKAPVDVRLAVRIGLAAVAGSTAGAFVAAGMSTDILKPVIMVVLVGVGAFVIFRPAFGTAPATTPVSARRVLAAIGLAGLGIGFYDGLIGPGTGTFLVLALTALLHLDLVTASATAKIVNCCTNAGALAIFAWQGTVYWELGALLAAFNLVGGMVGARTALKKGSGFVRGVLLVVVFTLVANLAYQQWVA; encoded by the coding sequence GTGCCCGACATATCCCTGCCCATGATCGCCGCCCTCTGCGCCGCCGCCCTCGCCGCCGGCTGGATCGACGCCGTCGTGGGCGGCGGCGGTCTGCTCATGATGCCCGTACTGCTGCTGGGGCTCCCGGACACGTCCTCGGCCGCGCAGTACGCGCTCGGCACCAACAAGGCCATGGCGATCGTCGGCACCACGGGCGCGGCCGTGACGTATACACGCAAGGCGCCGGTGGACGTACGGCTGGCGGTACGCATCGGGCTTGCGGCGGTCGCCGGCTCGACGGCCGGGGCGTTCGTCGCGGCCGGCATGAGCACGGACATCCTGAAGCCGGTCATCATGGTCGTCCTGGTCGGCGTCGGCGCCTTCGTGATCTTCAGGCCGGCTTTCGGTACGGCCCCGGCGACCACTCCGGTCTCCGCGCGCCGCGTCCTCGCCGCGATCGGACTCGCGGGCCTGGGCATCGGCTTCTACGACGGCCTCATCGGCCCCGGCACGGGCACGTTCCTCGTCCTCGCGCTCACCGCGCTGCTCCACCTCGACCTGGTGACGGCCTCCGCGACGGCCAAGATCGTCAACTGCTGCACCAACGCGGGCGCCCTCGCGATCTTCGCCTGGCAGGGCACGGTGTACTGGGAGCTGGGCGCGCTGCTGGCCGCGTTCAACCTGGTCGGCGGGATGGTGGGGGCGCGGACGGCACTGAAGAAGGGGAGCGGGTTCGTACGGGGGGTGCTGCTGGTGGTGGTGTTCACACTGGTGGCGAATCTGGCGTACCAGCAGTGGGTCGCGTGA